From a single Opitutaceae bacterium genomic region:
- a CDS encoding sialidase family protein, which produces MSSLTLSLPHRPGNPRNSEGAFLDLADGGILFAYTRFTGSSWGDHASAVIAARISRDGGRTWSRRDRTIVQAEGRCNVMSVSLLRMNDGAIGLFTIRKNSLNDCVPYLRRSRDEGRTWSRPVRCIPAPGYWVVNNDRVIRLQSGRLILPAALHRSKKQSREIDYTSFESRGLAFFFLSDDDGRTWREARDWWALPRRSGSGLQEPGAVELPDGSLYAWCRTDIGRQWEMRSRDGGETWSRPRPSPFHSPNAPLSIKRIPRLNTHLAIWNDHHPDRWTAETHAESKYQPNTSWGRTPLAAALGEPGTHQWTTPILIEDDPDRGFCYTAIHPTRDAVLLAYCCGGRGSAVLQDLCIRRIGLGELSQRSGYSAENKT; this is translated from the coding sequence ATGAGCTCCCTCACACTCTCCCTTCCTCACCGCCCCGGCAACCCCCGCAATTCCGAGGGCGCCTTCCTCGATCTCGCGGATGGCGGCATCCTCTTTGCCTACACCCGGTTCACCGGCAGCTCGTGGGGCGATCACGCCAGCGCCGTCATCGCCGCCCGGATTTCCAGGGACGGCGGACGGACCTGGAGCCGACGGGACCGGACAATCGTCCAGGCCGAGGGCCGGTGCAACGTCATGAGCGTCTCCCTCCTCCGGATGAATGACGGCGCCATCGGACTCTTCACCATCCGCAAGAACTCCCTCAACGACTGCGTTCCCTACCTGCGGCGCTCCAGGGACGAAGGCCGAACCTGGTCGCGACCCGTCCGGTGCATTCCCGCGCCCGGCTACTGGGTCGTGAACAACGACCGGGTCATCCGACTCCAATCCGGCCGCCTGATCCTCCCGGCCGCGCTTCATCGCAGCAAGAAACAGAGCAGGGAGATCGACTACACCTCCTTCGAGTCACGTGGTCTGGCCTTCTTCTTCCTCTCCGATGACGATGGCCGGACCTGGCGCGAGGCCCGGGACTGGTGGGCTCTCCCCCGGCGGAGCGGATCCGGCCTCCAGGAACCCGGCGCGGTCGAACTGCCGGACGGTTCGCTCTATGCCTGGTGCCGGACCGACATCGGACGCCAGTGGGAAATGCGCTCACGCGATGGAGGAGAGACCTGGAGCCGGCCGCGACCATCACCGTTCCATTCACCGAACGCCCCCCTGTCGATCAAGCGCATCCCCCGGCTCAATACCCATCTCGCCATCTGGAATGATCACCATCCGGATCGGTGGACGGCGGAAACCCATGCCGAGTCGAAGTACCAACCCAACACCAGCTGGGGCCGCACTCCGCTGGCGGCGGCGCTCGGCGAGCCGGGCACCCATCAATGGACCACGCCGATCCTGATCGAGGACGATCCCGACCGCGGGTTCTGCTACACCGCCATCCATCCGACCCGGGATGCCGTTCTCCTCGCCTACTGTTGCGGCGGCCGGGGATCGGCCGTCCTCCAGGACCTCTGCATCCGCCGGATCGGACTGGGCGAACTCAGCCAACGGTCCGGATACTCCGCCGAAAACAAAACGTAG